CATTTGCCACTATCCAGTATGCCGCAACATCTGATACGATAGTGTCTCGTTAGGCAAATTCCTATAAATGGGTGCTTGCCGGACGAGACAATTGGAGAGATGGCCGAGTGGTTGAAGGCGCAGCACTGGAAATGCTGTGTAGGGGTAACTTTACCGAGGGTTCGAATCCCTCTCTCTCCGTTAATTCCCAAAAGCCCCTGACAGTAGGTACTGTCAGGGGCTTTTGAAGCGCTGTTCTGGCGATCACATCCTGATCAAAGGATGATGATTTCCAGCAACTTGAACGTGATCGCGCCGATCGCTGCGGCCAAGGGAATTGTCGCCATCCAAGTTAAGAAGATTGATTTCAACGTCTCGATTTGGAGGTTTGGTACAGTCCCCACAAGTCCGATGCCCACAACACCCCCAACCAGGGCGTGGGAAGTCGAAATGGGTAGGCCCCAACGCGATGCCACCAAAATCGTGATGGCCGTAGCGAGTTCCGCCGCAAATCCCCCACTCGGCTGCAGCGCGATAATCCCAGCCCCGATCGTTGCAATCACTTGTTTCCCCCAGACCGCGAGCCCGGCCACCATACCAGCCCCACCAAACCCTAATATCCATCCGGGCACGGCTAAACCGTCAAATGGAATGTGCCCCGTAAATTGGGTTTGGATAATTGCGGCTAGGGGGGCAATCGCATTACCGACGTCATTCGAACCGTGGGCAAAGGCCACAAACGCCGCGCTGACTAGCTGCAATTGGGCAAACAAACTTTCGGGCTGGGTCAACGTCCCGCGGCTTAAAAGCCAAACATTGAGTATCAGGAGCATCAGCGCGCCGCTGCTGAGGGTTAAGGCCCGATCGCTCAA
The nucleotide sequence above comes from Romeriopsis navalis LEGE 11480. Encoded proteins:
- a CDS encoding inorganic phosphate transporter, which gives rise to HGVSEKLITGVLDLQYFVELPQTFLLAMLAVLGAAGIWLNLATFLGLPVSASHATVGALTGVGLVAVGEAAIQWPTLGVISLTWIVTPLASGVMAAVLYRGICRLRDGSIAQLQEWIPWLGLGLVLVFGGIVLPTVTERLQFGLPAGLLSDRALTLSSGALMLLILNVWLLSRGTLTQPESLFAQLQLVSAAFVAFAHGSNDVGNAIAPLAAIIQTQFTGHIPFDGLAVPGWILGFGGAGMVAGLAVWGKQVIATIGAGIIALQPSGGFAAELATAITILVASRWGLPISTSHALVGGVVGIGLVGTVPNLQIETLKSIFLTWMATIPLAAAIGAITFKLLEIIIL